CGCGTAGATGCGGGTCCCGCCGAACATCGCCTCGACGACGAGGCAACTCAACGACGGCACGGTCGTACAGCCGGCGGTGGATTCGATCAAGCCGAAGACACGCATCGCGTCCATCGTCCGGAACAGCATCGCGACTAACAGCGCCGGCATCACCAGCGGGAGCGTGATTAGTTTAAACCGCTGCCACGGCGAGGCCCCGGCCACGCGCGCGACGTCGTACAGACTCCGATCGACGCTCTGGAGCCCCGCGAGGATCAACAGAGCCATGAACGCCGACGACTTCCAGATGTCGGCCACGAGGATGATGATGAAGGCGTCCCGGCTGTTGGCCAGCGGTGTTCCGCTGAAGATGCCGAGGCTCTGCATGAGGTCGGAGCCGAATCCGACCGTCGGCTGGAACAGCAGGAAGAAGATCATCCCTTGGATGACGATCGGCACCGCCCACGGGAGGATGATCGCCACGCGGACCCAGCGTCGGCCCCGGAAGTCCTGGTCGAGCACGTAGGCCTGCCCGAACCCGATCACCGTCTCCATGACGACGCTGATAACCGCGAACGCGAGCGTGACGAACAAGGCCTGCTGGAAGAACGGAGTGCCGAGTTCGATAAAAGGAATCGACGACGTCAGCCCCACGTCGAGGAACTGCCGGGCCAGCCGCGCGTTCCCGGTGAGAATGTCGACGTAGTTTTCGACGCCGACGAACGCACCGAGCGGATCCATCCCGCGCGTCTGGTCGGCGCGCAACGAGATGACGAACGTCCGAAGCAACGGGTAGAACGCGATCAGTGCCAGCAGCGCGAACGCGGGGAACAACAGTAGGTACGCGTAGGCCGCCTCGCTCAGGTTCTCCATCCAGTTGACGACGGCGTTGCCCGTCCGATCACGGTCTCTGGCCCTCCCCGCTTCGCCGCCGGCCAGCCTTCCACCGTCTGTAACCATTTCGTCGTCGGTCACGGGGCTGTCGTCGGTATCAGTTACCATTCGATTGCACCTCCGCTTCGCTCTGTTCGAGCTCTTCCGCGAGATCGTTCATCGCCGATTCGGGCGCTTTCGCGCCGCGGTACGCCGCGTTGATCTCCTGATAGATCAGCGCCGATTGTTCGGGCCAGAGGTCGGTTGCCGGCCGTGGGATCGCGTTCTCGCTGGCCGAATTAACCACGTCCCCGTAGCGAGCGACTGGGCCGACGTCGTCCGGATTGGCCTCCCCGACCAGATCGAGGTTCGGCGGGAGAAACCCCGCGAGTTCGAAGATGGTGAGCATTACTTCCTCGTGACTGAACGCCTCGAGGACTTGCAGCGCTTCCTCCTGGCGTTCCGAGAACGGACTCACGGCGAGGTTCCAGCCGCCGAGTGCCGCAGCGGTGCCGCCGGTGCCCTCGTACTCGGCTTCCTCTTCGGAGACCGCGTACGGTCTCGTCATCACGCCGAGGTTCTCACCGAAGACCTCCTCGGTTCCCGTCTCCGCGATCGCGTACGACCAGTTGCGGTTCGAGACGGCGTTCCCGGCCGCGAACGGACTGAGCGATTCCTGTTCCGTCCACTGGACGATCGGTGACGGACAGATCTGGGGGTACCCGTCGAGCGCATTCCCGCTCTCGCCCTCGATGAACGAGCGCATCATCCGGATCGCGTCGATGACCGGTTGTTCGTTGACGGTGACCGGGCGCTCGCCGGCGGTGAACAGGTTCTCTGAGCTGCCGAAGTAGGCCCCTCCCCAGGAGGTCATCACCTCGTTGAACGTACAGCAGGATAGCCCCTCGTAGGCGGCCGCCTGCGTCGTGTACCCGTAGTTGAGGCCGGCCTGGTCCCTCGCGTCGCTGACTGCGTTCGCGAACTTCTCCCAGCTCGGTGGATCCGTTCCCCAGCCGCTGGTATCGTGTCCTGCGTCCTCGATAAGGTCCTGCCGGTACAACGTGAACCCCAGATCGGGGAACATCGGCAGCGCGTGGAGATCCCCGGACTCGGGATGACGCGCCGTCTCGAGGATCGCTTCGAGGTAGTCGTCGTTGACACGCTGGAGAACGTCGTCCGAGAGGTTCTCGCTCAGGTTGACCGTCTGGTTCCGAAGGATGAACGGAACCGTCCAGCCGCTGTCCATCAGGTGGATGTCGGGCGGGGCGCGACCCGCCTCGAGCGCCGACTGGGTCGTCTGCATTCGCGTTGCGGAATCGCTGACGACGGTCTGGATGTCGACGCGGATGTCCTCGTCGAGGCCGGCGTCCCAAAGCGCCTGCTGGACGGAAGGGCCGTCGCCGTCGCTGTACATGATCCCTTCGACATCCGTTGCGGCGGTCATCACGACGGTGTTCGGTCGCTGTCCGCGACCGACACAGCCGGCGATCGCCGTCGCGCCCAACGTCGCGGACGTCCCCGCCGCGGCCACGAACGTCCGACGGGATACCCCGGGACGACCGTTTCGTCCTGTGCTATCTGGTCCCATCCGACGTAGCTAAATGACATACTGGCTCTTAATTGGTTGGCTTGCACGAATGTAACTAATTGAGACAGTCGGGATCGCGTGCTAGTGTAATCGGCCATTACGACCTCCGTAATATCGGTCGACTCCGGTCTTTCCGCGGATCACCGACCGCCGATCGGCTGCCAAGCTATGCGGGGAAGGCCCCGTCGTTCACGACGGGGAGGACGTCACTAGAGCGTCCAAGGATCCTGTCTGCTGGCATTTACGACGAGGAAAGTCACCGTTCTCGCGTCGGGGGGCCGGGCCGTGGCGTCACTGAATCGCCGTCTCCCGTGATTCGGCGGACTCGCTGTCCTCTCGCTCGAGTCGATCAGTCCTCGATCGTCGGCGGTTCGTGGCGACCGATGTGGATTTCGTGGGCTTCGACGTCCTCGAGTGCGGCGACGCGGCCACCGATCGTGACCTCCCCGCCGTCCTCGCTCTCCATCGTGAGGGCGGCGACTTCCTCGCTGACCTCGAACGAGACGTCGACGATGCGTCCGCGAACGATCCGCTGGCCGCCGACGGCGACGTCCCGTCCCTCGATAGTCGCGTAGAACTCGCCGCCGTCGTCGATGATGTCCTTCACGCAGCGGCGGATCGAGGCGTACTTGCGGGGGTACGTTCTCGCGCTGCCGTCCTCGCCGAGGGTCCGTTCGGCCGTCGTCCAGAGCACGGTCCCGAAGAAGCCCGAGACCAGAAAGCCGAGCGCGGAGCGGTTGAAGATGACGCCGTACCGGTCCTGGTCGTCGCGGAGGGCGTCCTGGGTCGCGTACACGGAGTAGTTCCCGTCGGCGACGGCCACGACGGGGGTGGTGATCCCGCGGCGCGCGCGGGCCGTCGTCGCCACTTCGAGGTAGTCGAACTCGGCCGGGTCGGGAGCCTCGGCTGCCGGCGTCACGATCAGATCGACGCTCACACCGGCGTCGACGGCGGCCCCGAGTTCCTCCTCGAACCGGGTGAGCAGATCGGGCGTCAGCGACAGCGAGAGTTCGTACTCGGCGGCGTCGATGACCTCCTCCAGGTACCGCAGGATCGTCGATCGGGACTTCACGAGCGAGACGGCCTCCGTGTCCCGGGCCGGTGCGGTGTAGCGCGCCTCGAGTTCGTCGATCATCTGTTCCAGCGAGTTCTGGACGTTTTCGAAGGCTTCGCCGGGATCGATCGCGACGACCTTCATCGGACGGGATTCGCGCAGTTCGACGAGGCCGCGATCGCTCAGGCTGCGGACGGTGTCGTAGACGCGGGGCTGTGGGATGTCGGTGCGATCCGCGATCTCGCTCGCCGTGAGCTGACCCTGTTCCAGGACGGTGAGGTAGGCGTCGATCTCGTACTCGCCGAGGTTGAACCGGTCCCCGACGCGCTCGACCGTCGAGCGAAGCTCGTCTGGTGCCATATCCGACGGAACGGTCCCGATGGGTAAATGATTTATTATGCATCGAGTAACACGCATTTTCGAAATCGCGTTGTCGAGGGGCGATCCGCGGGTCAGAACGCTTAACCACGGCCGACCTGAGGTTGTTCCCATGCGAGGGGTCGCGCAGTCGAACGCGAGCAATGTGAGCAACGCGACGGAGGAGGTCGAGGGCGTCCTCCCCATCGACGTCCCGGATCCGCTGATGGATCTCGTTCTCGCCGCGATCGTCCTCGTGATCGGCTGGTACCTTTCGAAACTCGCCGTCAGGGTCGCCGGCCGAACGGTCGCCCAGCGGATCGAACGCCCGAGCGTGACCCGAACAGTGTTACGTGGGGTCAAGGCGGCGGTTCTGGTCACCGCGCTCCTCGTCGCGCTTAGAATCCTGGGCGTCGGCGGCACCGAGATCTTCCTCTCGGTGACCGTCATCTCGGCCGTGATCGCGATCGTGCTCGCACCGCTTGTCGGCAACTACATCAACGGCCTGTTCGTCCTCGCGGATCGGCCCTACGAGATCGGCGACATGATCGAGGTCGTCGATCAGGGCCACGTCGGCTTCGTCGAGGACATCACGATGCGGTACACGAAAATCTTCACCCTCCAGAACACGTTCATCGTCGTCCCGAACGCCGAGATCCAGTCCCGCGACGTCGTCAACTACTCCGCAGAAGACGAACGGACCCGCCTCTCGATCGAGTTCGACGTCACCTACGACAGCGACATCGAGGTCGCGCGCCAGCAGGCCGAGCGGGCCGCTCGATCGGTCGACGCGGTCATCTCCGGCGGACCGGACATCCGGATCGGGAGCGCCCGCTACGCGGCAGCACCTCTCTGTAACATCGCGGAGTACGGCGACAACGGCATCATGCTCGAACTGTACTTCTGGCTCAACCAGCCGTACAAGCAGGCGGTCGCACGGTCGGCCGTCCACGCGGCGGTCCGGGAACGGTTCGCGGAGCGCGACGTCGAGTTCGCCTACCCACGTCGCCACCACGTCTTCGACGACACCAGCGGCGTCGCGCAGGTGGCCGTCGATCAGAACCGATCGGACCGGGTCCCCGCCGGTGGGTCGGTCGAGGTGGGCGACGGTTCCGGGGAGGTAGACGAGTAGCCGATCGATCGGTGTACAGGGGCGATCCGACCGCCGCGAAGGTATTTTGATAGGGGTCGGATACGTAGCCGCCGACGGATGTACGACGACATTCTCATTCCGACCGACGGCAGTAGCACGGTGCCCGAGACGCTCGCACACGGGTTGCCGATCGCCGCGACGAACGACGCGACGGTCCACGCGCTGTACGTCGTCGACAGTCGCATCACGGCGGCAGCGTCCGACGAAATGGGATCGGATCTCGAACAGTCACTGGAAGCGGAGGGACGGGAGGCCGTCGCTGCCGTCGAGGACCGGGCGGCGGCGGAGGGTCTCGACGCTGTCGGCGAGGTTCGGGAGGGGACTCCATCGAAGGCGATCCTCGAGTACGCCGACGAGAACGGAATCGACCTGATCGTCATCGGGACGCGCGGCAAGAGTCCGCGGGAGAAGGTTACCTCGCTCGGCAGCGTCTCGGAGCGCGTCGTCGACAACGCGTCGATTCCAGTGTTCGTCGTGCGAGGGGCGGGCGACGACTGAACGGGCCGGGACTACGCCGCTGCGCTCTCGACGGTGATCACGTCGCAGTCGAGGTGCTCGCGCAGGTAGCGATCGATGTCCGGATTGTCAGTGAACCGCTGGAAGATCCGCCGCAGTCGACTCGCCTGGCGCGTGCCGATGACGACGGCGTCGGCCTCCTCGGCCGCGACTTCGTCGAGAATGCTCTCCTCGACGAGAAACCCCGTTCGGACGACGTACCGCGTGTTCTCGATGCGGCCGAACGTCTCCTCGACGGCGTTTTTCAGGTCCGTTCGGCGGACTTTTCGCCCGTTCTGGTAGAGATCGATGTGCAAGACTGTCAACGCCGCGTCTCGCTCGCGAGCGACCTCGATCGCCCGCTCGAGCGTCCAACGCGAGTGTTTCGTCAACGGATACCGAACGGGGACCACGACCAACGTCATCACGACATCGAACGATTTCCTGCCGGGTAAGCTTTTCAGTTGTCTCGTCTGACCCTGATAAAACACCCCGTACCACGCTGCGGGCGTGGTGAATCGCGCCCCGACTGGCGGAAAGACACGCCTTTACCGCCCGCGACGCTACGACCGCCCATGCAAACGCGGACGACCGAGGACGACACGACGGTCTACGTGTCCGAAACCGACGGGGACAAGGGTTCGAAGGGACCCTTCCTCGTCGCCTACGAATCTCGCGACGCCGACCGTCGATACGGCTGGTTCTGTACGAACTGCGAGAGTTTCGACAACGCGATGGACTCGATGGGGCGGATCAAGTGCAACCGGTGTGGGAACTTCCGAAAGCCGACCGAGTGGGACGCTGCCCACGAGTGAGCGCTTCGATCGGCGGTGCGGCCGCGACGAGGAGTCGATTCCCGACGTAGACGACCCGAATTCCGATCACACGTATTCCGTCAGCAACTACCATCCACTGCCCAACGATCGAGCCGAACTGTTACGATATTTTATGCAAATACCACTCTCCGTGCCCGATCGTTCGACCGAAGCGGCGAAATCTTGTTACGTACTAACGTTTATGTTGGATGCCCACGTTCGTCTATACGAATGGGTCCTGTTAACATGCGACTCGTCGAGCAGGCCAGATCGATTTTCGCAGAGCTGGGCTACACCGTCGAAGGGGACGGCCCGGAGTTTCGAGCCGAACGCGAGTGGAAAGTCGTCCACGTGAATGCGGTCCTCGAGAACGGATCGCTTCCATCCGGATCGGGACGGTTCCACTGTTTCGTCGCTCGTCCCGAAGACGCAGACGATCTAGAGCAGCGGCTCACAAGCGTGAACCCGAATTACGAGTGGGCGATCATCGTCGCCGACGGGGAGGACTATCAGGTCGAACGGGCCCCGCCGGGACCGCGCGTCTCGGCCTGACGGCCGCGATCGATCATTCTTTTAGCGCACGCCTGGTCGCCGTCACACCAGCGCCGGGATCGACGTCAGCACCCATCTCTTCCAGCACGTCACCGAGCGCCGTGACCACGTAGATCACGTTCTCCGGTCGCGCGGAGTGGCCCATACAGCCGATGCGGAAGATCTCACCGTCGAGGTCGCCGAGGCCGCCCGCGATCTCGAGGTCGAACCGATCGAGCAGCTCGGCACAGACCGCGCCGTCGTCGATGCCGTCGGGCACCCGGACGGCGTTCAGGCTCGGAAGCCAGTACTCGTCGGGGGCGTTCATTTCCAGGCCCATCGCCTCGACGCCGGCTTTCAGCGCGCCGGCCAGACGTTCGTGACGGGCCCACCGCTGTTCGATGCCCTCCTCGGCCACCAGCCGCAGTGCCTCCCGGATCGCGTAGACGTTCGTGATCGGCGCGGTGTGGTGATACGAGCGCTCGTCGCCCCAGTACCCCTCGAGCAGGGAGAGGTCGAGGTACCACGATCGGGGGTCTTCGTCGCGCGTGAGGACCTTGTCCATGGCCTCGTCGGAGAGGGTGAGCGGGCTGGCCCCCGGCGGACAGGAGAGACACTTCTGTGGCCCCGAGTAGGCGACGTCGATCCCCCACTCGTCGACTCGCAACTCGACCCCGCCGAGGGAGGTGACGGTGTCGGCGATCACCAGCGCCTCGTGATCGTGGGCCGCCGCGGTGAGTTCCGGCACGTCGGGCTGGAGCACGCCCGTACTCGTCTCGGCGTGGACGAACCCGAACACGTCGGGGTCGTGTTCCGCGAGCGCGTCGGAGACGGTGGCCGGATCGAGCGGTTCGCCCCACGGGGCGTCGACTTCGACGACCTCGCCGCCCGCCCGGCGGGCCATCGAGGCCATCCGTCCGCCGAAGTAGCCGTTCGTCGGGACGAGCATCGTATTTCCCGGCTCGACGACGTTGCCGATCGCCGCCTCCATCGCGGCCGATCCGGTTCCGGAAACCGGGATCGTCCACTGGTTGTCGGTCCGGAAGGTGTACCGCAGCAGTTCCTGGACCTCGTCCATGATTTCGACGAACGAGGGGTCGAGATGGCCCACGAGGGGCGTGCTCATCGCCCGCAGGACGCGGGGATTGACGTCGCTCGGCCCCGGCCCCATCAGCGTCCGATTAGGTGGCGTCAGCTCGTCGACATGTGGCGCTTCGTTCGAAGCGGAATCGTCCGACATACTAACGTGTGGAACTGGGATCGGCAAAAGTCTTCACGAGTCGGCGACCGTTCCGACCCCGTATCCGAACGCCGATCGCAGAACCGACCTCGAGCGACGATCGCCCGGCGTCTCCGCGGGGGCCGCTCTCAGTCGGTGTGCCGATGGCAGGTCACCGGCCGTCCGTCGACGGATACCTCCGGCGGTTCCTCGACCTCGCAGACGGTGGAAAACGACTCGGCGAGGCGCTCGACCGCCGGTTCGATCGCGCCGTCGGCGACGTCGGCGAGTGCCCGGGAAAGGATCGCTTCCGCCTCGGGATCCGACAGGGGGTCGGGAACGTCGTGGACCGTCCGCAGCGACCGATCGCTCGTCCGGACCGGGTCGTCGTCGGCCGCTGCG
The nucleotide sequence above comes from Halosolutus halophilus. Encoded proteins:
- a CDS encoding universal stress protein; its protein translation is MTLVVVPVRYPLTKHSRWTLERAIEVARERDAALTVLHIDLYQNGRKVRRTDLKNAVEETFGRIENTRYVVRTGFLVEESILDEVAAEEADAVVIGTRQASRLRRIFQRFTDNPDIDRYLREHLDCDVITVESAAA
- a CDS encoding carbohydrate ABC transporter permease; translated protein: MVTDTDDSPVTDDEMVTDGGRLAGGEAGRARDRDRTGNAVVNWMENLSEAAYAYLLLFPAFALLALIAFYPLLRTFVISLRADQTRGMDPLGAFVGVENYVDILTGNARLARQFLDVGLTSSIPFIELGTPFFQQALFVTLAFAVISVVMETVIGFGQAYVLDQDFRGRRWVRVAIILPWAVPIVIQGMIFFLLFQPTVGFGSDLMQSLGIFSGTPLANSRDAFIIILVADIWKSSAFMALLILAGLQSVDRSLYDVARVAGASPWQRFKLITLPLVMPALLVAMLFRTMDAMRVFGLIESTAGCTTVPSLSCLVVEAMFGGTRIYATAAAVAFATALVIGLIIAVYVLLFRDTEGGMY
- a CDS encoding DUF7116 family protein: MRLVEQARSIFAELGYTVEGDGPEFRAEREWKVVHVNAVLENGSLPSGSGRFHCFVARPEDADDLEQRLTSVNPNYEWAIIVADGEDYQVERAPPGPRVSA
- a CDS encoding universal stress protein, with amino-acid sequence MYDDILIPTDGSSTVPETLAHGLPIAATNDATVHALYVVDSRITAAASDEMGSDLEQSLEAEGREAVAAVEDRAAAEGLDAVGEVREGTPSKAILEYADENGIDLIVIGTRGKSPREKVTSLGSVSERVVDNASIPVFVVRGAGDD
- a CDS encoding extracellular solute-binding protein translates to MGPDSTGRNGRPGVSRRTFVAAAGTSATLGATAIAGCVGRGQRPNTVVMTAATDVEGIMYSDGDGPSVQQALWDAGLDEDIRVDIQTVVSDSATRMQTTQSALEAGRAPPDIHLMDSGWTVPFILRNQTVNLSENLSDDVLQRVNDDYLEAILETARHPESGDLHALPMFPDLGFTLYRQDLIEDAGHDTSGWGTDPPSWEKFANAVSDARDQAGLNYGYTTQAAAYEGLSCCTFNEVMTSWGGAYFGSSENLFTAGERPVTVNEQPVIDAIRMMRSFIEGESGNALDGYPQICPSPIVQWTEQESLSPFAAGNAVSNRNWSYAIAETGTEEVFGENLGVMTRPYAVSEEEAEYEGTGGTAAALGGWNLAVSPFSERQEEALQVLEAFSHEEVMLTIFELAGFLPPNLDLVGEANPDDVGPVARYGDVVNSASENAIPRPATDLWPEQSALIYQEINAAYRGAKAPESAMNDLAEELEQSEAEVQSNGN
- the trmB gene encoding HTH-type sugar sensing transcriptional regulator TrmB, whose protein sequence is MAPDELRSTVERVGDRFNLGEYEIDAYLTVLEQGQLTASEIADRTDIPQPRVYDTVRSLSDRGLVELRESRPMKVVAIDPGEAFENVQNSLEQMIDELEARYTAPARDTEAVSLVKSRSTILRYLEEVIDAAEYELSLSLTPDLLTRFEEELGAAVDAGVSVDLIVTPAAEAPDPAEFDYLEVATTARARRGITTPVVAVADGNYSVYATQDALRDDQDRYGVIFNRSALGFLVSGFFGTVLWTTAERTLGEDGSARTYPRKYASIRRCVKDIIDDGGEFYATIEGRDVAVGGQRIVRGRIVDVSFEVSEEVAALTMESEDGGEVTIGGRVAALEDVEAHEIHIGRHEPPTIED
- a CDS encoding pyridoxal-phosphate-dependent aminotransferase family protein — protein: MSDDSASNEAPHVDELTPPNRTLMGPGPSDVNPRVLRAMSTPLVGHLDPSFVEIMDEVQELLRYTFRTDNQWTIPVSGTGSAAMEAAIGNVVEPGNTMLVPTNGYFGGRMASMARRAGGEVVEVDAPWGEPLDPATVSDALAEHDPDVFGFVHAETSTGVLQPDVPELTAAAHDHEALVIADTVTSLGGVELRVDEWGIDVAYSGPQKCLSCPPGASPLTLSDEAMDKVLTRDEDPRSWYLDLSLLEGYWGDERSYHHTAPITNVYAIREALRLVAEEGIEQRWARHERLAGALKAGVEAMGLEMNAPDEYWLPSLNAVRVPDGIDDGAVCAELLDRFDLEIAGGLGDLDGEIFRIGCMGHSARPENVIYVVTALGDVLEEMGADVDPGAGVTATRRALKE
- a CDS encoding DUF5816 domain-containing protein, whose protein sequence is MQTRTTEDDTTVYVSETDGDKGSKGPFLVAYESRDADRRYGWFCTNCESFDNAMDSMGRIKCNRCGNFRKPTEWDAAHE
- a CDS encoding mechanosensitive ion channel family protein encodes the protein MRGVAQSNASNVSNATEEVEGVLPIDVPDPLMDLVLAAIVLVIGWYLSKLAVRVAGRTVAQRIERPSVTRTVLRGVKAAVLVTALLVALRILGVGGTEIFLSVTVISAVIAIVLAPLVGNYINGLFVLADRPYEIGDMIEVVDQGHVGFVEDITMRYTKIFTLQNTFIVVPNAEIQSRDVVNYSAEDERTRLSIEFDVTYDSDIEVARQQAERAARSVDAVISGGPDIRIGSARYAAAPLCNIAEYGDNGIMLELYFWLNQPYKQAVARSAVHAAVRERFAERDVEFAYPRRHHVFDDTSGVAQVAVDQNRSDRVPAGGSVEVGDGSGEVDE